AGTGTTCACTCTCAAATGCATCATACTCATCAATGTCATCCCCAATGTTCTCATCGATGCCCTCAACTGAAATGTTACCTCGACTAGTTGAAGAAGTAAAACGATCATCTCTAGACATAGAAGTCACATATTCATCAAAAAGTGTATAGAGTTTTTCTCGAATGCCCCGTACAAATTCCACATGATCATCCATGTCCAACTTTGAGTAACAAAACTCTAACAAGTGTAACTTATAGCAAGGATCTAATATAACAGCAAATGATAAGACAACACTATAACACttccaatatttttcaaactttttgagcaTTGCCTTAGCCACAGAACTAATAGCCTCATCCTCAGTATCCCTTGCCTGTATTAAATGAAGATGAATCTGCCATACtccataaaaatataaattcgcCGTTGGATATCTAACTCCAGAGAACAGAGTAGAAATATCATAAAAGGGTTTCAACAAGAAagcaattttctttcctctaaCCCAATCTTCAGAAGATGGACATGTGACAAAGTTATGGTCAATTAACTTCAAATGTGAAAATGCACATTCAAAGAAAAGGGCACCCTCAAGCATTAGGTATGTAGAATTCCATCTCGTAACCACATCTTGGCATACCTTTTTACTGGCCTTTAAGCACAACTGCGATATACATTCGGCAAATTTTAGTCTCCTCCCTTGTGTAGCCCTCACATACTTGACAGCTTCTCTAATATTATGTAATGATCTATCAATAACCTTTAAACCTTCCTATACAATAAGATTCAAAATATGTGCACCACAACGCACATGAAAAAACTGTCCATCACATAACAAAGAGGATCTCACAAAAGGTGTATTTCTCCAAATATCAACCATACTGTCATTGTATGATGCATTATCTAAAGTAATGCTGAAAATCTTTCTCTCAATACCCCATTCTCTTAACAAAGTCAgcaatttttctaaaagtatgGGACCACTATATGGAGGTGGCACATAGGAGAAACACAAGACTTTTGAATGCAATTCCCAATCCTCATCGATATAATGAGCAGGTGACAGTCATATAATGATCCGTAGTAAAGAAGTCCATAGGTCAGAAGTCAAACATATTCGGCTTGAAAGAGACAATAATTTGGATTTCAAaattcccttctctttttcatATACTTTTGCCACATCACTTCTTGCTGTAAACCTTGAAATGTGCTTCACATTAGGGTTGAGGTAACTAAACAACTCTCTAGTAGCCTCATGCTCCACAAAAGAGTCTGTATAATTGTGTTTGATTATTGCTCTTGCTAGCATATCAATAAACACACCTTGGTCAAATTGTACTACAGAACCATCAACATTAACCTCTCAGTTGGGACAAGTATCTAAATGACACAACAAGTTTTTTGTCCCATGGCTAGCCGTGTAACTTACTTCACACCACTTACATTTAGCCCTCTTCATGCCATCACCATCTGTGaacttttcaaattcaaaccATACAATCGAAGTGCATTTTCTTGGACGCTTAGAGCAAGTAGAGTTATCTTCCTCGTCCTCATGAACTAAGGATGCAACTCTACGTCTCTCGAATTATTCCGTAGTTGAATATTCTTCTCGATCCTCGTTATCTCTTGACATGTCAACTAATTAGTTGGAGAAAACATAAATTAGAacaggtttagggtttaggatTGCATGTTATGAATCTAACATAAAGGGTAAAGAATGAGCTGCCGGAAAGAAGCTCTAACAACAGAGTGGAGGAATACAATGTCGAAAGAGCAACTTCTATTCACTAGAACATTGAAAAATCGCAACAGTCATCAAATTCATCCTTACCTTCACTTAGAACTTTCTGGGCCTAAGCTTGAGGAACCACAACAACTCTCTATTCGCAAGATACCACCCGCTGCAACTCCACTGGATCCGGCTCTCCCATAACTCATAAAGCAGTCACCACCAGCAGTAGAGCGAACTGCCCGtaagggaaataaaaaatgaagatcaACTGCAGTACATGGCTCTCCCGTAACTCACAAAATGACTGGACAAAGAGTATATTTTGATCCACACAGCCCTAGCAACAAATGGTTTTATCCGTTTTGAACGCACTACCGAATGCAGAGAAGTATTGGAAATAAACCTAATCTTGTCCTTCTTCGTGCGTATCAGTTGATGAAGAATCCTTTCGCCGCTTCCATACAAACAGCGGAATAAGCGCCAAAACGAGAAGAATTGAGAGTATGGCCACAAAGAGTTCCTCCATCTTCAAGTCCTAGAATTAAAACACACAAGGAGACCGAGACTAAGGAGACATAATCAGATGAATGCAAACAAAAACACCGGTACTTGTAATCATCATCCGATTACAGAATTCCCCCAAAAAGTCCATTCGTTTATCACATAAGAAAACACAATCTGCTCTAACACCGCATTTCGGGCACCCTTCCAAGTTCGCAACAGAAAAAACACACATCAACCgatatacaaaaaaaagaaagtcaaagaTTCAACTTtcggtgaaagatattttgtcgAGAGAAGATTCTCGGTGaaacaataattaatataattttttataagatttttttataaaaataaaataaaagggaaaattctaaataatggCCTAAAGTAGACAATGTTTAAATTAGGGCCCCAATTgttcttattttattaaataggaGCTTGAAGTGAACATTATTTCtaataagggcctaaagtggcTTTATCAATCTAAAAGAAGGGCTTGAGCTTACTTTCGATGAAGAGCAATTtcgtcttttaatttttttttcaaaaaaaaactaaaaatatatatatatttttaaaaggaaagaaaaaggaacacacATGAGAGGGATGGAGGCCCTCGCCTTTGGTTGATGAGGGTTGCCGACCCTTGCCATGACGCCGATCACCTCGCCAACCATCGCTGCCGCCCCATTAGCGTTGGGGCAATGGCCAAGGAGGAGGGAGCCCTCCCACCTCCCTCTCGcctatagttttatttttataatttttctttaaaatttttaatctaattgaattttaatttatattatattgtGTTTTGACGACAATATCCTTAATCGGTGGGAATTTTTGCCGATCGACGAGTTGGCAAGGctaaacccttatttgaaataatcatagtCACTTCAGATCCTTCTTTAAGACTAATATGGCCACTTcaacctttatttgaaacaaggtcTACTTcagactcttatttgagaaaatgatggcatttcgagctcttatttgaaattttccaaaaaataaataaaggagaaGCCTTTGCTTGCCCCTCCTTAGTTGTAATCGGTGAGTGGTATGTAGATGAAATCTCatgtatattttcaattttttttccttttctttcttgagatTTATATTCATATGAACTCGCCCATTCAACTCCTCTATTTTATATCTAAACTAGCCACACAATTAGCGCTTTATGCGGTTTGTCTATAtgcatattttttaaattgttggTAACACTAATAATATAGTATTTGTTATAAGAGAAGAGATAAGACT
The nucleotide sequence above comes from Eucalyptus grandis isolate ANBG69807.140 chromosome 2, ASM1654582v1, whole genome shotgun sequence. Encoded proteins:
- the LOC120290756 gene encoding zinc finger BED domain-containing protein RICESLEEPER 1-like — protein: MTEGLKVIDRSLHNIREAVKYVRATQGRRLKFAECISQLCLKASKKARDTEDEAISSVAKAMLKKFEKYWKCYSVVLSFAVILDPCYKLHLLEFCYSKLDMDDHVEFVRGIREKLYTLFDEYVTSMSRDDRFTSSTSRGNISVEGIDENIGDDIDEYDAFESEHFGSQSTKSQLDLYLEKNRLDRKKFPDLNVLDYWKTHSHRYPELSLMARDILSIPITTVASKSAFSIGGRILNKYRSSLSPESVEAELCTRNWLFGVPPEEDLDEKSLVIDFQDYLH